DNA sequence from the Arthrobacter jinronghuae genome:
GTTCCTAGGGAAGTTGTGCGCATTGCAGTCTCCTTCGTGGCGGAGCGGACAGGTTTAAGGCTTAACGCTTACTTCCAGCAGACCGTCCCGGATGCGGGTGGAAAAGGACGGCTGCGGGGCAGTTGCCGGACCATGAACCGGCTCCCCCGAATCAACGGAGAAGGTGCTGCCGTGCCAGGGGCAGACGATACACAGCTCGTTTTTCACCTCCCGCAGTTCACCCTCGTGCAGGGGGCCGCCGAGGTGGCTGCAGGTGTCAGCCAGGACGGAGACCGCTCCGTCCGCGGCGCCGTCGGTCCGTTTGAGCACCATGAGGCGCACCGCTCCGAGCCGGGCAGGCTGGGGAACTCCTGACGCGAATGCGCCCACGGGCCCCAGCGAGTGCCACCCCTCCGGCACCTTCTCCGCGAAGTCCTCATTGCGGTTGACCCCCGCACCCTGCCGGTAGGACAGGTGTCCGCCCAGGAAGCCGCCCGCTCCGGTGACCGCCAGGCCGGTGAAGGCCAGGGCCCGGCCCAGTCCCGTCCGTCCCCTCCCGCGCGCCAGCCAGGAGGCGGAGTACAGGCCGACGGCGAGCACGTTGGCGCCCTGGTGCACAATCCCGGTGCGCTGCTGCTCGGTATCCAGCTGGGAGAAGTCCGCGGCGCCGGCGAGCGCCGTCGGACCAGCCGCAGCTACGCCCACGCCCACCAATGTCCGCGCGGCCCGCTCATTGCCGGGCAGCACGTCCAGCACGGCCGCGGACACCCACGCTCCCAGCGGCACCACGATCATCAGCGGGTGCAGGGGATGCCCAAGGGGGACGCCGTGCAGGACGTCCCTCACGGCAGGCCAGGGCATTACCGCCTTCACGGCCTTTGCCACCCATCCGGCTGCAGGATCCAGCCAGCCCGCGTTTTCCAGTTTGTCGGCAACAGTAACTACGGGCAGTCGGCGCATGGCCTCTCCTCATGGGGATAATCAGCTGGTGGACTGCACAGGGTAGGCCCCGCCGAGGTCGTGCGCCACCGAAACCGCGGCACCGAGCCGCCGCCGGGCACTGTTGCGCCGGCCCCCGGCTCGGGGACCAAACCGGCCTAGAGCGCCTTCCCCGGGTTGAGGATGCCCAGCGGGTCCAGCGCGGTGCGGATGGTGTGCATGACCTCCAGGGACACCCCGCCCAGCTCCTCCTCCAGCCAGTCCCGCTTGAGCAGCCCGATGCCGTGTTCGCCGGTCAGAGTGCCGCCCAGCCGGTGGGCGAGGTAGAACATCTCCCCCAGGGCCGCTTTCGCCGGGCCCGTGGTCACCGAGTCCTCCGGGTCCAGCACGATCATGGGATGCAGGTTCCCGTCCGAGGCATGCGCGATGGTGAAGATGCGGACCCCGGTGCGGGCGGAGATTTCTTCGAGCCCGCTCACCACTTCGGCCAGCCGTCCCCGGGGAACGCCGATATCGCCGATGGACACCCGGCCCAGTTTCTCCAGCGAGGGGATGGCTTCCCGGCGGGCGGTGATCAGCGCGGCTGCATGCTCGTCGTCGACGGCCCTTTCGCAGCTGCCCAGCGTCGACAGGACGTCCATCACCACGTCCTGCTCAAGGAACGCCCCGTACCCGTCCGTCTGCACCAGCAGGAACGCTCCGCCCTTTGAGCGGTAATCCGTTCCCATGGCCATGTCCACCGCCTCCAGCGTTTGTCCGTCCATCAGCTCCATCACGGAGGGCTGGATCCGGGCGGCTACGACGGCGGACGCTGCCTGGGCAGCTGCGGTGACATCCGGGAAGAACGCGGCCACTGTGGCGGTATGCACCGGAAGCGGGCGTAGCCGCAGCGTGGCTTCGACCACCACGCCGAGTGTCCCCTCGGAACCGATCATCAGGGCGTTGAGGTCGTAGCCGCTGACACCCTTGATGGTTTCGCGGCCGGTCCGCAGTTCCCGTCCGTCCGCCAGGATCACGCGCAGGGCCAGCACCGACTCGCGGGTGACACCGTACTTGGCGCAGCGCATCCCGCCGGCATTCGTGGCAATGTTGCCGCCGATGCTGCAGATGGCGGTGCTTGCCGGATCCGGTGCATAGAAGAGTCCGTATTCCGCGGCAGCCGCATTGAGGTACGCGTTGAGCACTCCGGGTTCCACCACGGCCAGCTGCTCCTGGGGGTCGATGCGCAGGATCCTGTTCATGCCCGAAACGTCGAGCACCAGTTCCCCGGCCCGGGAGGACGCCGCCGCGGCGAGCCCGGTGCCGGCTCCGCGGGGAACCACGGGCATGCGGTGTTCGGTGGCCAGCCGGAGGGTGGCGACGACGTCGTCCGCGGTGCGGGCGAACACCACGCCGTCCGGCAGCGAGTCCGGAACGAAGCCGGACCTGTCGGTGCTCACCCGTTGCCGGTCCGCTTCCAGGACGGAAACGGAGGGAAAGCCGCTTAGGACGGTGCTGCCGGACCCGGCGGCGTTAGCGGGAACCGGGTCGAGGGAATGCGTGCTCACGGGATTTCTCCTTGTAGTTCGGTGGAGGTCGGGCAGGGGTCAGGGGACCATCCAGCCAAGAACCGAGGTGGACTGCAGCCAGATGAGCACGGTGATGAACGCCAGCAGGCCAAGGCTCCAGCCGATGAGTTTGCGCAGCAGTGTTCCTTCCGCCCCTTCCAGGCCGACGGCGGCTGAGGCGATGGCCAGGTTCTGCAGCGAAAGCATCTTGCCCATAACGCCGGCGGAGGAGTTGGCTGCGGCCATGAGCGTGGGTGACAGCCCGGTTTCGTTGGCTGCGGCCACCTGCAGGGCACCGAACAGGGAGTTCGAGGAGGTGTCGGACCCGGTCAGGGCCACGCCGATCCAGCCCAGTAGCGGGGAGAGCAGGGCGAAGAAGCCGCCGGCGGAGGCCAGGGCAACCCCGAGGGTGGTGGTTTGGCCGGAAAGGTTCATCACGAAGGACAGGGCCAACACGGAGCAGACGGTCAGGATGGTCCAGCGCAGCTGCTTCAGCGTTTCTCCGTAGACGCGCACTCCGCGGCTAGCCGCGATCCGGTACAGCACCATGGTGATGATGCCGGAGAAAAGCAGCAGGGTGCCGGTCGCCCGGATGTGGTCAAAACGCAGTGTCTGGGCGGCCGCCGGTTTGCCGTTGTTTCCGGTGACGTCGAGTCCCGGCCACAGGAAGGTGGTGCTGCCGATGGAGGTCAGCCAGGTCTTGACCACGGGAATCTGGGCAATGGAGAACACCACGATGATCACCAGGTAGGGGGCAATGGCCATCCAGACGTCGTGTCCGGATGGCCGGCCGGTGGCGGATGTGCTGCCGCTGGGGGCACGTTCTCCCTCCCCGCCGTCTCCTGTGCGGCCGCCGTCGGCGCCGGCACCCATGGCGGTTGCCCCGGCGCCCCCTCCGGTTCCGGCGCCGGCTCCGGCCCCTGGCGCTGAACCGCGGCCCGAGCCGGTGAGGGTGTCCGTTCCGACGGATTCCGTTTCAGAAACCGACGCGGTTTCCCCTGCCTTCTCGGCCTCCCGGGTTTCCCCGGTCATGCCGATGATCTCGGCCGGCTGCCAGACCCGAAGCATCAGGAGTACCGCCACTACTGTCACGACGGCGGCAACGACGTCGGTCAGTTCCACAATGAAGAAGTTCGAGGCAGCGAACTGTGCCAGCCCGAAGGCCGCTCCGGCGACGAGCGCAACCGGCCACGTCTGCCGCAGACCGCGTTTACCGTCCACCAGGAAGACCAGGATCAGCGGAACCACCAGCGCAATGAAGGGCGTCTGCCGTCCGGTCATGGAGGACAGCTCCTGCAGCGGGATGCCCGTGACGCCGTTCAGCGCGATGATCGGTGCCGCCATGGCGCCGAAGGCCACCGGAGCCGTGTTGGCCAGCAGGGCGACAACGGCGGATTTCAACGGCTTCATGCCTGCGGCCATCAGCATGGCCGCCGCGATGGCTACCGGCGCTCCGAAGCCGGCCAGGGATTCCAGCAGGGCACCGAAGCAAAAGGCAATCAGGATGGACAGGATGCGCAGATCGTCCGAGATGGAGCGGATGGTGCGTCCCAGGACCTCAAACCACGGCGTTGCCACGGTCAGCTTGTAGACCCACAGGGCGTTGATCAGGATCCAGAGGATGGGAAAGATGGCATAGAAGGCGCCAAGCCCCGTAGCTGAAAGAACCTGTCCCACCGGCATCCGCCAGCCCACTATGGCCAGGATGATGGACAGTGCCAGGCTGATCAGGGCCGCCTGGTAGGCCTTCATCCGGAATACGCCCAGCAGGACAAACAGAATCAGCAGCGGCAGGGCGGCCAGGATGGCGGACAGGGCCAGGGAACCAGCAATCGGATCGAGGGGCTGTTGGAACGCAGCAGCAGTCGTCACAAAAACTCCTTTGTTTTTGTTTCCACATCCACGGTGATGATGCGTTCGACCCTAGGCCCGCCCCTTGGCGGGGTCAACGGTTGGTGCCCACCCGGAACAAAATCGGGCTCCGTCAAACAAATGGGCTCCGTCAAACGGAACCGGGTTAAAACACAATCGCCGCCGCGGTTCCCTGCCGGTAAGGGCCAGGAACCGGGGCGGCGGTGCAGTGGTTACCTATTGCCGCGGATCGGGATTGCGCGGCTGCTCGCTGCCCATATCCGCAGCACCGAAAAGTTTCTCGGCCGGCGAATCGGTGTCGGAATTCGCGCGCGCCATCAACTCGGGATGATGAAGGTCCAGTGCGGGGCGTTCCGAGCGGATCTTCGGCAGCGAGGTGAAGTTGTGCCGCGGCGGCGGGCAGGAAGTGGCCCATTCCAGGGATCCGCCGAACCCCCACGGATCATCCACCTCGACCTTCTTGCCGTGCCGCCAGGTGGCGTAGACGTTCCAGAGGAAGGGAATCATGGACAGCGCCAGAATTCCCGCCCCTATGGTGGACAGCTGGTTCATTCCGGTGAAGTTGTCCTCCACCAGGTAATCCGCATACCGCCGGGGCATCCCCAGCACGCCCAGCCAGTGCTGGATCAGGAAGGTGGTGTGGAAACCCAGGAAAAGCAGCCAGAAGTGGATTTTTCCGAGCCGTTCGTTCAGCATTTTCCCGGTGAATTTGGGCCACCAGAAATAAAATCCCGCAAACATTGCGAACACCACGGTTCCGAACACCACGTAGTGGAAGTGCGCCACCACGAAATAGGTGTCCGAAACGTGGAAGTCCAGCGGCGGAGAGGACAGGATGATCCCGGTTAGACCGCCGAAGAGGAACGTGATCAGGAAGCCGATGCTCCACAGCATGGGGGTCTCGAAGGTGATGGACCCCCGCCACAGGGTGCCGATCCAGTTGAAGAACTTCACTCCGGTGGGCACCGCGATCAGCATGGTCATGAACGAGAAGAAGGGCAGCATGACCGCGCCGGTCACGTACATGTGGTGCGCCCAGACCGTCATCGACAAGGCTGCGATGGCAATGGTGGCAAACACCAGGCCCTTGTAGCCGAAAATGGATTTACGGCTGAAGACTGGGAAAATTTCGGAGACGATGCCGAAGAACGGCAGGGCGATGATGTACACCTCGGGATGGCCGAAGAACCAGAACAGGTGCTGCCACAGGATGGAGCCGCCGCGTTCCGGGTTGAAGATGTCCGCACCGAAGCGCCGGTCCGCGCCAAGCGCGAACAGTGCGGCCGCCAGCGGCGGAAAGGCCATCAGCACCAGGATCGCCGTAACCAGGGTGTTCCAGGTGAAGATCGGCATCCGCCACATGGTCATGCCCGGAGCGCGCAGGCAGACAATTGTCGTGACAAAGTTGACCGAACCCAGGATCGTGCCGAAACCGGATAACGCCAGCCCGAAGACCCACAGGTCACCGCCGAGACCGGGGCTGAACGCAACGTTGGACAGTGGCGTATAGGCAGTCCAGCCGAAGGACGCGGTGCCCTGCGGGGTGATAAACCCGGACAGTGCAATCAGCGAGCCAAACAGGAAGAACCAGAACGCCAGCGCATTCAGGCGCGGGAACGCGACGTCGGGCGCCCCGATCTGCAGCGGCATGATCACGTTCGCGAAGCCGGCGAAAAGCGGTGTGGCGAACATCAGCAGCATGGCTGTGCCGTGCATGGTGAAGAGCTGGTTGTACTGCTCCCGCGTCTGCAGGATCTGCATTCCCGGCTCAAACAGTTCGGCCCGGATGAGCAGTGCCATCACACCGGACAGCGAGAAGAAGACGAAGGACGCGATCAGGTACATAAACCCGATGGTTTTGTGGTCCGTGGAGGTGAGCCAGTTGACGACAATCCGCCCCCTGGACACCGGCACGACCCGGGGCGCTACAAAAGTTCCATCCGGTTCCGCGGTGTATTTCACTGTCGACATGGAACTATCCCGATCCGCCGAAGGGTACTGCCCTATCAGGAAAGACTGTGGTTGGTATCGTATGGCGGCGGCGGACGGCCCGCCAGACCCCTCAGAGAATCCAATGGCAGTGGCACGCGATGCGGCGGCTCCGTTCCGGAACCGGTGCCGCCCGGAGGAAGGGCAAGGCACAATGCAAGGATGGACAACCAGACCCGTTCGACCGAAACACCTCTGCCCCGGACCGCAGTTATTACCGGGGCAGGTACGGGGATCGGCCGTGCTACGGCCCGGGCTTTCCTGTCCGCCGGCTTCCGGGTGGTCCTGGCCGGCCGCCGGGAGGCCGAACTGCAGGAAACCGCCGCCGGATCCGACGCGGCACTTGTGGTGCCCGCCGACGTAACGGTGCCCGACGACGTCGAGCGGCTTTTCGCCGCGGCCGTCGGCGCATTCGGGCGGATAGACGTACTGTTCAACAATGCCGGGACGTTCGGGCCCACGGGCAGCATTGACGAGCTGAGCATCGAGGACTGGAACCGGACCCTGGCGGTCAACGTCACCGGCACCATGCTGTGTGCCGCTGCGGCCGTGCGGCATATGAAGGCCCAGTCCCCGCAGGGCGGCCGGATCATCAACAATGGCTCGGTCTCCGCGCACACGCCCCGTCCGCTTTCGGCGGCGTATACCGCGACGAAGCACGCGGTCACCGGCCTGACCAAGGCAATAGATCTGGACGGGCGCCCCTTCGGCATCACCTGCGGGCAGATCGACATCGGCAACGCCGCCACCGACCTGCTCACGGGGATCGGCGGCGGGCAGGGCGCGCTGCAGGCCAACGGCACCCGGGCGGTGGAACCCTCGTTCCCGGCCGAGGAGGCCGCTGCCGCCGTGCTGTTTATGGCCTCCGCCCCGGCGTCGGCCAATATCCGCTCACTGCTGGTCACCGCGGCCGGGATGCCCTTCGGCGGCCGCGGCTAGGGCCCCGCCCCTAGCTTTCCCGAGCCTTCCGGGTCTGCTTCTCGCTGGCCTTCTGCAGCGCCTCCACCAGCTCGTCCTTGGTCATCTTCGAGCGGCCGGAAATGTCCAGTCGGGACGCGAGTTCATACAAGTGGTCCTTGGACGCGTTGGCGTCCACTCCCCCGGCCGTGTCCTTGGACGAACTGCGCCCTTCGGCGGCACGGGCATCGGAGGGGCCCTTCTGTTCCTTTTCCTCCCAGTGGTCGCCCACCTTTTCGTGGGTGTGCTTGAGGGAGGCGTACGCCGTCCGCGCGGCCCGCTCGCCGTCGCCGTATTCCTCCACCGCTGAATCGTAGGTCTTGGCGAACGTGTCCTGGGCCTTGGCATCCGAGCGCTGCAGTGTCGAAGGCAGTTCGCTCTTCAATGCGTGGTCGTTCTTGCCGGTCTTAGGCATCGTCTTCCCTGTCCGTCGTTTTCCCTACGGTCTACCACCCTTCACGGCACGGGCTCAACCAAAAACTCCCCCTCCGCTTCCGGGGAATGCCCGGAAGCGGCGGAGGAGCTTGGCGGCAAGGGCACGTGCCCGACACGCGGGTTAGGCGGTCGCGGCGGCCTCCTTGATGTCGTTGTCGTCAATGCCGAGCACTTCCAGCTTTCCGCTCTTGCGGTCCGCCAGGTACTCCTTCATTTCCTTCTTGATCACGGGCAGCAGCAGGTACACGCCGAGCAGGTTCACGAACGCGCAGACAAAGAGCGCGGCGTCGGCGAAGCTGATGACCTGGCTGAAGGACAGGACGCAGCCGGCCACGGTGAAGAGCAGGAAGATGACCTTGTAGGCGATTTCCCGGCGCCGGCCCCGCCCGAAGAGGTATTCCCAGGACTTCAGGCCGTAGTAGGACCAGGTAATCAGGGTGGAGTAGGCGAAGAGCGCCACCGCGATGGAGAGCACGATCGGGAACCACGGCAGGACGGTGGCGAAGGCGTCGGAGGTGAGGATGACGCCGTCGGGCGCCGCTCCGCCGCCCTGGACCTGGTCAATGCCTGCCTGCAGGCTGGGAGTGGACGCCATGATGATGGCCAGTGCGGTCATGGTGCAGATGAGCACCGTGTCCACGAGCGGCTCGAAGAGCGCCACGAAGCCTTCACTGACCGGACGGCGGGTCTTGACCGCGGAGTGGGCGATGGCTGCGGACCCGACACCGGCCTCATTCGAGAAGGATGCCCGCTGGAAGCCGACGATCATGACGCCGATGATGCCGCCGGCGAAGCCCTCGGGACGGAAGGCGCCCTCGATGATTGCACCGAAGGCTGCCGGCACGTTCTCGATGTTGACGATGATCACGAACAGGCAGGCCACGATGTAGATGCCTGCCATGGCGGGCACCAGCTTGGAGGTGGTGGCGCCGATCGACTTGATGCCGCCCAGGATCACCACGGCGACCAGGACAGCCAGGACCAGGCCGAAGATCAGGGCCGCACCCGCGCTGCCGAGGAGGCCGTCGTCGCCGCCGGTGACGTTCTGGATCTGCGCGAAGGTCTGGTTGGCCTGGAACATGTTGCCGCCGGCCACACCGAAGATCAGGATCGCGACGGCGAAGATTCCGGTGAGGATCTTCGCCGGCCACCGGCCGAAGCGGGCAAAAGCCACGGGCAGGTACTTGAACGGACCGCCGCTGATCGAGCCGTCCTCATGGACCTCGCGGTACTTCACCCCGAGCGTGCACTCCGCGAACTTCGAGGCCATGCCCAGCAGCCCGGCCAGGATCATCCAGAAGGTCGCACCGGGTCCACCGAGGGCCATGGCCGCGCCGACACCGGCAATGTTGCCCAGGCCGACGGTACCGGAAAGAGCGGAGGTGAGGGCCTGGAAGTGCGGTACCTCGCCCGGATCATCCTGGGAGGAGAATTTGCCGCGGACCACCTGGGTGGCCACCTTCAGACCGCGGAACTGGATGAAACCGAAGTAGAACGTAAAAACGATGCCGGCGATGATCAGCCAGGCGACGACCGCGGGGAAGCTGAAGTCGCCGATGGTGATCGGGAAGAACACGATCCCGGAGAACACAGCTGTAATCGGTTCAAAGAAGGAGTTGACGGCGGCGTCAATGGTGCCGAGCAACCCACCGTCCTCCGATGCCGGTGCCATGGAAACTGCCCGTGCTGCGTTCACTGGATCGAACCCCTGTTTTCTGTAAGCGTGCTGTCGAATGCGACAACATAGCCTCGCTTAACCCAGTGGTATTGCACAAATCACATGCCGTACGTGAGACGGGGGTCAGCACTCCACCACGTTGACAGCCAGCCCGCCGAGCGCGGTTTCCTTGTACTTCGAGCTCATGTCGCGCCCGGTTTCCCGCATCGTCACAATGACTTCATCCAGCGAGACGCGGTGCTCGCCGTCGCCCCAGAGCGCCATTTTCGCGGCGTTCACGGCCTTCGCGGCACCGATGGCGTTGCGCTCGATGCAGGGCACCTGCACGAGCCCGCCGATCGGATCGCAGGTCAGGCCCAGGTTGTGTTCCATGGCGATCTCGGCAGCGTTTTCAACCTGCTCCGGGGTGCCGCCCAGGATCTCGGCCAGACCGGCGGCGGCCATGGACGACGCCGAGCCCACCTCGCCCTGGCAGCCCACCTCGGCGCCCGAAATGGAGGCCTGCTCCTTGTAGAGCACCCCCACGGCGGCGGCTGCGAGCAGGAAGCGGACCACGACGTCGTCCCGCTGCTCCGGTGTCGCGTTCTCCATGCCGGGGCCGTAATGGGTGGCGTAGAACATCACCGCGGGAATGATGCCGGCCGCACCGTTGGTGGGGGCGGTGACCACTCGTCCGCCGGACGCGTTTTCCTCATTCACGGCCAGTGCCACGAGGTTCACCCATTCCTGCCAGAATTTCGGGTCCCGGTTTGGATCCTCGGCGCGCAGCCGGGTGTGCCAGGCCGGCGCCCGACGGCGGACCTTCAGCCCGCCCGGCAGCAGGCCGGTGCGGCGGATGGCGGAGTTCTTGCACTCCTCCATCACGTCGCGGATGTGCAGCAGGCCGGAGCGGATGTCCGCTTCGGTGCGGGAGATTTTTTCGTTGGCCAGCATCACTTCGCTGATACTCAGTCCGCTGCCGGTGCAGTGCTGCAGCAACTCGACGGCGGTGCGGAAGGGGTAGGGGAGGTCGGACTTGCTGGCCTCCAGTTCCAGGGCATCCGCCCGTTCTTCGCCCTCGCGGACAATGAAGCCGCCGCCGACGGAGAAGAAGGTTGCCTCCTGCAGCACGGATCCGTCGGCGGCCAGGGCGGCGAACTTCATGCCGTTGGTGTGCCGCGGCAGCACCGTGAGCGGGTGCAGCACAATGTCCGCCTCGCCGTATTCCAGCGGGCAGGCCACGGCACCGGGAACCTGAGCGCACAGCTGCAGTTTCCGGGTCGCCTCAATGTCGGCCAGCCGCTGCTCCACCTGCTCGGGCAGGATCAGTTCGGGGGCGAAGCCCTCCAGCCCCAGCAGCACTGCAGTCATGGTGCCGTGGCCCCGGCCGGTTGCTGCGAGGGAACCGTACAGGTCCACCCTCAGGCCGGTGACGGCGGCCAGGCTGCCGGCGTCGACCAGCTCCGCCGCGAATACGGCAGCGGCGCGCATCGGGCCCACTGTGTGGGAGCTCGATGGGCCGATGCCCACGGTAAACAGGTCAAAAACGCCGACAGCCAAGGTAGTGCTTCCTAACGGTTTGCCGCAGCGGGGGCAGCGGCGAGATCCGCCACCTCCGGGTACAGCGGGTGGGCCTGCGCGAGAGCGGTAACGCGTTCGCGCAGGGGTGCCAGGTCGGTGTCCTCACCGGCGATGAGAGCCTGGGCAATGATGTCCGCGACTTCCCGGAATGCATCTTCGCCGAAGCCGCGGGTGGCCAGGGCGGGGGTGCCGATGCGCAGGCCCGAGGTCACCATGGGCGGCCGCGGGTCGAACGGTACCGCGTTGCGGTTCACGGTGATGTCGATCTGCGCGAGCCGGTCTTCGGCCTCCTGGCCGTTGAGGGCCGCGTTGCGCAGGTCCACCAGCACCAGGTGCACGTCCGTTCCACCGGACACGACGGAGATGCCGCCGGCAGCGACGTCGTCGGCCAGCAGGCGATCGGCGAGGATCCGGGCGCCGGCGAGCGTGCGCTCCTGCCGCTCCTTGAATTCGGGGGTGGCGGCAATCTTGAAGGCGGTGGCCTTGCCGGCAATCACGTGTTCCAGCGGGCCGCCCTGCTGCCCGGGGAACACTGCGGAGTTGATCTTCTTGGCAATGTCGGCGTCATTGGAGAGGATGATGCCGCCGCGGGGACCGGCAAGGGTTTTGTGCGTGGTGGTGGTGACCACGTGGGCGTGGGGGACGGGGCTGGGGTGCAGTCCGGCGGCCACCAGGCCGGCGAAGTGGGCCATGTCCACCATCAGGAAAGCACCCACCTCGTCCGCGATGCGGCGGAATTCGGCGAAGTCCAGCTGGCGGGCGTAGGCGGACCAGCCGGCCACGATCAGCTTGGGCTGGTGTTCCTTGGCCAGGGCCTCCACTTCGGCCATGTCCACGCGGTGGTCCTCTTCGGACACGTTGTAGGGCACCACGTTGTAGAGCCGGCCGGAGAAGTTGATCTTCATGCCGTGGGTCAGGTGCCCGCCGTGCGCCAGGGACAGACCCAGGATGGTGTCTCCGGGCCGGATCAGGGCGTGCATGACGGAGGCGTTGGCCTGCGCGCCGGAGTGCGGCTGCACGTTGGCGAAGTTCGCTCCGAAGAGGGACTTGGCGCGGTCGATGGCCAACTGCTCAATGACGTCCACGAATTCGCAGCCGCCGTAGTAGCGGCGTCCCGGGTAGCCTTCGGCGTACTTGTTGGTGAGCACCGAGCCCTGGGCTTCCATGACGGAAACGGCGGTGTGGTTCTCCGAGGCGATCATTTCCAGGCCCTGCTGCTGCCGGCGGAGCTCGTTGTCGATCTGCGCTGCGACCTCGGGGTCAACTACCGCGAGGGAATCGTTGAGGTAATCGCTCACAGGTCGCCGCCGTTCTTTTCCGCGTATTCCTCGGCGGTGAGGAGTGCACCCTCACTCGTTGCGTTCACGGTGAACAGCCAGCCGGCGCCGTACGGGTCTTCGTTCAACAGGGCCGGGTTGTCGATGGCCTCCTGGTTGATCTCCACGATTTCGCCGGAAACCGGAGCGTAGAGGTCCGAGACGGACTTGGTGGACTCAACCTCGCCGCAGGTCTCACCGGCTGTCACCGTGTCGCCGACGGCGGGAAGGTCAACATAAACGACGTCGCCGAGTGCGTCCGCTGCGACGGCGGAAATGCCGACGCGGACGGGGCTCGAGGAGTCTACCCACTCGTGCTCGGCGGAATAACGGAGTCCTGCGTTTACTTTGCTCATCTTGGGCCTCTCGGGAAGTCTGGTTGTTTCGTTCTCTGGTTCAAAGTCTAGGTTCCGAGTGCCCACGGGGCGGCATTCGCCGCCCCTTAGACACCTCGCTCGTTCCTCGCTCGGCGATGCGGGGCTACACGAACGCCGCACCGCGCGCACGTTCCGGGTACCTCAGGAGACCCACACACCTGCTTACGTGAGCGGTCCTGGGCACCGCACCACCGCATCGCCCCCGCGCCGCCGTCACGAGAATCTTTTTGTTTTTGGCGCTACTGCTTGCTGCGCTTATAGAACGGAAGCTCGACTACCGTGAAGGATTCAGGCTTGCCGCGGAGGTCGACATTAAGTTCCGTGCCGGGCTTCGTGAACGCCGCATCCACGTAAGCGAGGGCGATAGGGAAGCCGAGGGTCGGGCTGGGAGCGCCGGAAGTGACTTCACCGAGGACCGTTTCGCCGTCGCTGCTGAGCACCGGGTAATGGGAGCGGGCTGAACGTCGGCCGGAGCCCTTCAGGCCCACGAGGCGGCGGGCAGGTCCGGCGGCCTTACGGGCTTCGAGGGCGGAACGGCCCACAAAGTTCCCCTCCTTGGAGAGGGCGACGACGGGTCCCAGGCCGGCGGCGTACGGGTCCGTGTCCAGCGTGAGTTCGTTGCCGTAGAGCGGCATCCCGGCCTCCAGGCGGAGCGAATCGCGGCAGGCCAGGCCCGCCGGAATCAGTCCCCGGC
Encoded proteins:
- a CDS encoding alanine/glycine:cation symporter family protein, with translation MAPASEDGGLLGTIDAAVNSFFEPITAVFSGIVFFPITIGDFSFPAVVAWLIIAGIVFTFYFGFIQFRGLKVATQVVRGKFSSQDDPGEVPHFQALTSALSGTVGLGNIAGVGAAMALGGPGATFWMILAGLLGMASKFAECTLGVKYREVHEDGSISGGPFKYLPVAFARFGRWPAKILTGIFAVAILIFGVAGGNMFQANQTFAQIQNVTGGDDGLLGSAGAALIFGLVLAVLVAVVILGGIKSIGATTSKLVPAMAGIYIVACLFVIIVNIENVPAAFGAIIEGAFRPEGFAGGIIGVMIVGFQRASFSNEAGVGSAAIAHSAVKTRRPVSEGFVALFEPLVDTVLICTMTALAIIMASTPSLQAGIDQVQGGGAAPDGVILTSDAFATVLPWFPIVLSIAVALFAYSTLITWSYYGLKSWEYLFGRGRRREIAYKVIFLLFTVAGCVLSFSQVISFADAALFVCAFVNLLGVYLLLPVIKKEMKEYLADRKSGKLEVLGIDDNDIKEAAATA
- the glyA gene encoding serine hydroxymethyltransferase, with protein sequence MSDYLNDSLAVVDPEVAAQIDNELRRQQQGLEMIASENHTAVSVMEAQGSVLTNKYAEGYPGRRYYGGCEFVDVIEQLAIDRAKSLFGANFANVQPHSGAQANASVMHALIRPGDTILGLSLAHGGHLTHGMKINFSGRLYNVVPYNVSEEDHRVDMAEVEALAKEHQPKLIVAGWSAYARQLDFAEFRRIADEVGAFLMVDMAHFAGLVAAGLHPSPVPHAHVVTTTTHKTLAGPRGGIILSNDADIAKKINSAVFPGQQGGPLEHVIAGKATAFKIAATPEFKERQERTLAGARILADRLLADDVAAGGISVVSGGTDVHLVLVDLRNAALNGQEAEDRLAQIDITVNRNAVPFDPRPPMVTSGLRIGTPALATRGFGEDAFREVADIIAQALIAGEDTDLAPLRERVTALAQAHPLYPEVADLAAAPAAANR
- a CDS encoding L-serine ammonia-lyase → MAVGVFDLFTVGIGPSSSHTVGPMRAAAVFAAELVDAGSLAAVTGLRVDLYGSLAATGRGHGTMTAVLLGLEGFAPELILPEQVEQRLADIEATRKLQLCAQVPGAVACPLEYGEADIVLHPLTVLPRHTNGMKFAALAADGSVLQEATFFSVGGGFIVREGEERADALELEASKSDLPYPFRTAVELLQHCTGSGLSISEVMLANEKISRTEADIRSGLLHIRDVMEECKNSAIRRTGLLPGGLKVRRRAPAWHTRLRAEDPNRDPKFWQEWVNLVALAVNEENASGGRVVTAPTNGAAGIIPAVMFYATHYGPGMENATPEQRDDVVVRFLLAAAAVGVLYKEQASISGAEVGCQGEVGSASSMAAAGLAEILGGTPEQVENAAEIAMEHNLGLTCDPIGGLVQVPCIERNAIGAAKAVNAAKMALWGDGEHRVSLDEVIVTMRETGRDMSSKYKETALGGLAVNVVEC
- the gcvH gene encoding glycine cleavage system protein GcvH, which codes for MSKVNAGLRYSAEHEWVDSSSPVRVGISAVAADALGDVVYVDLPAVGDTVTAGETCGEVESTKSVSDLYAPVSGEIVEINQEAIDNPALLNEDPYGAGWLFTVNATSEGALLTAEEYAEKNGGDL